CGGTGGACGTCCTGGTTCGGCAGAGTCGATCCGAAGGGCTTCCTTACGTTACCGCCCTATACTACTGGTACGCCCTGGCAGCATGGGGCCAATGACACCCCAAACTAGCCTCTGAATGGCTCACAGACGCATTTTCTCGGAGTACGACGGCAAAAATGGACAGTAGAACTGCCTTGAGGGTCAGAGGTCCAGCACGATCCGGTCGCCACTCGAGCGGGACACGCAAATCAGCATTTCTTGCTCCTGCTCGTCCGAGGTCAACCTGTGTTCGCGGTGCTCGGGCTTCCCACTGAGAACACGCACGCGGCACGTGCCACAGAATCCCTGCTGGCAGGAGTAGCTGACATCGGGCCGGATCGCCCGAATCGCCTCCAGCACAGTCTTGTCCGCCGGAACGGTGACGATTGTTCCGGAATTCACGAGTTGAACCTCGAACTCCACTCCATCGCGCACCGGTGGCGCAGAGAACCGCTCGAAATACAGATGTGTGGCAGGGAACGCGTCGAACGCCGTACGCACACACTCGATCATCGGCGGTGGACCGCAGCAATAGACAGCACCGCCGACAACAGGCTCGAGCAGCGTCGGGCCGGACGGCACACCTTCGACATCGTCGGTGCGTACCGTCACGCGGTCGGAATCCCACGTCACTATCTCGTCGAGAAACGGCATCGATTCGCGCGAACGCCCGCAGTAGACGAGATGCCAATCCATACCCACTTCGCGAGCGGCACGCACCATCGGAATAATCGCGGTAATCCCGATTCCACCGGCAACGAACACCGCCTGCCCGCTCGGTACGAAAGGAAACCCGTTGCGTGGTCCGCGAACCACAAGTTCAGCTCCCTCCTCGAGGGCATGCATCTCCTGTGATCCACCGCCACCGTCCGGGATGTACCGCACCGCAACGGTGTAACTGCCGAGATCGCCAGGATCTCCGCACAACGAGTACTGCCTACGCCGTCCCGAAGGCAAGTGGAAGTCCAGGTGCATTCCCGGTGCCCAGGCCGGCAAAAGCGACCCGTCGGAAGACCGGAAAGTCAGCTGCGCCACACACTGATCGACGCAGAGGATTTCTCGTCGGGCGAGAGTGAGCGAGACGGTACGCACCACCTCCGGCGCAGCGTACTCACCGGAATACGATCCGTCGTCGAGAAGGGCAAACCACTTGTCCAAGGCGTCGGTGACGATCGACACCGTCTGGTCCGGCACGGCCCGGCCGTACAGATCACCCGGGATGACTCGGCCCACGCGGAAGGCCACGACCGACCGCGTCATTTTTGCCCACTTGCGACGAAAACCCAAGGCAGTCACCGCGCAGCTGCGCGTGCAGCAGGGGAAGTAGCGAGATATTGCACCGCCTGCGCGGTGGATCCTTCCTGTGACGGGTGGTAATCGGACCGCAGATAGCGCAGCGATGCATTACACAACGACTTCGGACTCGGAAAGAGCCCTCGAGCAGCAACCCGGCGATAGTCACGCAATGAAGGGCGGCGTTTTTTCGGTGGTAAAGCT
This region of Rhodococcus sp. PAMC28707 genomic DNA includes:
- a CDS encoding PDR/VanB family oxidoreductase, with the protein product MTRSVVAFRVGRVIPGDLYGRAVPDQTVSIVTDALDKWFALLDDGSYSGEYAAPEVVRTVSLTLARREILCVDQCVAQLTFRSSDGSLLPAWAPGMHLDFHLPSGRRRQYSLCGDPGDLGSYTVAVRYIPDGGGGSQEMHALEEGAELVVRGPRNGFPFVPSGQAVFVAGGIGITAIIPMVRAAREVGMDWHLVYCGRSRESMPFLDEIVTWDSDRVTVRTDDVEGVPSGPTLLEPVVGGAVYCCGPPPMIECVRTAFDAFPATHLYFERFSAPPVRDGVEFEVQLVNSGTIVTVPADKTVLEAIRAIRPDVSYSCQQGFCGTCRVRVLSGKPEHREHRLTSDEQEQEMLICVSRSSGDRIVLDL